From Candidatus Atelocyanobacterium thalassa isolate ALOHA, a single genomic window includes:
- the petP gene encoding cytochrome b6f subunit PetP: protein MEIGQKVKVIHLRDRVSGNVADKLGKEGIIKSFKMTDGSGIGAIVEFADKTTTWFFGEELKPVE from the coding sequence ATGGAAATTGGTCAAAAAGTCAAAGTAATTCATCTTAGAGACCGTGTCTCTGGAAACGTTGCCGACAAGTTAGGGAAAGAAGGCATCATCAAAAGCTTCAAAATGACTGACGGAAGTGGAATTGGTGCGATCGTAGAATTTGCCGATAAAACCACTACTTGGTTTTTTGGTGAAGAACTTAAACCCGTTGAATAA
- a CDS encoding helix-turn-helix domain-containing protein: MYPKDGETLDVYVKRCRLALKLTQSAMARKININTQSLGKIEFGCKGNNSI; this comes from the coding sequence ATGTACCCCAAAGATGGCGAAACCCTAGATGTTTATGTAAAGAGATGTCGCCTTGCTTTAAAACTAACACAATCTGCAATGGCTAGAAAAATTAACATTAATACTCAGAGCTTAGGTAAAATTGAATTTGGATGTAAGGGTAACAATAGTATTTAG
- a CDS encoding NAD-dependent epimerase/dehydratase family protein: protein MKILITGGAGYIGSVLTPILLAKGYEVTVLDSFMFGQNSLADCCQYDKFHVVRGDCRDESLIKKLLKDSDVIIPLAALVGAPLCSRDNIGTRTINYEAVQLICDLASKQQRILMPVTNSGYGIGEAGKFCTEESPLRPISLYGTTKVDAERAVLERENSITFRLATVFGMSPRMRVDLLVNDFVYRAFYDRAVVIFEGHFKRNYIHIRDVAKVFIHGIENFERMKGKPYNVGLEDANLSKLELCFEIKKYLPNFTYLEAPIGEDPDKRDYIVSNQRILDTGFSPDWSLGRGIQELIKGYTILRNSVYSNV from the coding sequence ATGAAGATTTTAATTACTGGTGGAGCTGGATATATTGGCTCAGTTCTAACTCCGATATTATTAGCTAAAGGGTATGAAGTTACAGTTTTGGACAGCTTTATGTTTGGGCAAAATAGCCTAGCTGATTGTTGTCAATATGATAAATTTCATGTTGTCCGTGGTGATTGTCGCGATGAATCCTTAATTAAAAAATTACTTAAAGACTCTGACGTAATAATTCCTCTAGCTGCTCTTGTTGGAGCACCACTTTGTAGTAGAGATAATATTGGTACACGTACTATTAACTATGAAGCAGTCCAATTAATTTGTGATTTAGCTAGTAAACAACAAAGAATTTTAATGCCTGTAACTAACAGCGGCTATGGCATTGGTGAAGCAGGTAAATTTTGTACTGAAGAGTCTCCTTTACGACCTATTTCTCTTTATGGAACTACTAAAGTTGATGCAGAAAGAGCAGTTTTAGAAAGAGAAAATAGCATTACATTTCGTTTGGCAACTGTTTTTGGTATGTCTCCAAGAATGCGCGTAGATTTATTAGTTAACGATTTTGTTTATCGTGCTTTTTATGATCGTGCAGTTGTTATTTTTGAAGGACACTTTAAACGTAACTATATTCATATTAGAGATGTAGCTAAAGTTTTTATTCATGGGATTGAAAATTTTGAACGAATGAAAGGTAAGCCTTATAACGTAGGTTTAGAAGATGCCAATTTATCAAAATTAGAATTATGTTTTGAAATTAAGAAATATTTACCAAACTTTACTTACTTGGAAGCTCCAATTGGCGAAGACCCAGACAAGAGAGACTATATTGTATCTAATCAACGTATATTAGATACAGGTTTTAGCCCTGACTGGTCTTTAGGAAGAGGAATCCAAGAATTGATTAAAGGTTATACAATTCTACGTAATAGTGTTTATTCTAATGTCTAA
- a CDS encoding double zinc ribbon domain-containing protein → MYPKDGETLDVYVKRCRLALKLTQSAMARKININTQSLGKIESGKTQKLNHKTRLGLAEILNVSETCIDSICRGVAITSEESPKICPKCWSPGHSLEAMWLDKRANYCFLCGSALIDRCMQCEQPIPSLKFRFCGYCGHPYNQQQEKTY, encoded by the coding sequence ATGTACCCCAAAGATGGCGAAACCCTAGATGTTTATGTAAAGAGATGTCGCCTTGCTTTAAAACTAACACAATCTGCAATGGCTAGAAAAATTAACATTAATACTCAGAGCTTAGGTAAAATTGAGTCAGGAAAAACACAGAAGCTAAATCATAAAACGAGACTAGGGCTCGCTGAAATTCTCAATGTTTCTGAAACTTGTATTGATTCTATTTGCAGAGGAGTTGCAATCACATCAGAAGAATCTCCCAAGATTTGTCCTAAATGCTGGTCTCCTGGACATAGTCTAGAAGCTATGTGGTTAGACAAACGCGCAAACTATTGTTTTTTATGTGGTTCTGCGCTGATAGATCGTTGTATGCAATGCGAACAACCTATACCGTCTCTAAAATTTCGTTTTTGCGGTTATTGTGGTCATCCTTACAATCAGCAGCAAGAAAAAACATATTGA
- the chlP gene encoding geranylgeranyl reductase: MVLRVAVVGSGPAGSSAAETLVKAGIETYLFERNLSYVKPCGGAIPLCMVDEFELPPTIIDRRVRKMKMISPSNIEVDLNLDNKDEYIGMCRREILDGFLRDRAVELGANLINGTVYQLDTPQNSQDPYTIYYADHSNGQALGEKKTLQVDVIIGADGANSRIAKFIDAGDYNYAIAFQERIRLPKDKMNRYEDLAEMYVGKDVSPDFYAWIFPKYDHVAVGTGTMKNNQAMIKKLQAGIRSRAFSRLEGGEVIKVEAHPIPEHPRPRRVVNRVALVGDAAGTVTKSSGEGIYFAAKSARMCAEIIVETSNSGRTIPTEDDLKLYLKRWDKQYGTTYLVLDILQHIFYRSDASREAFVEMCADKNAQRMTFDSYLYKTVVPMNPLVQMKLTAKTIGSLLRGHALAP; encoded by the coding sequence TTGGTTTTACGCGTTGCTGTCGTTGGATCAGGTCCAGCCGGATCTTCTGCTGCTGAGACATTGGTAAAAGCCGGTATCGAAACTTATTTATTTGAGCGCAATCTGAGCTACGTCAAACCTTGTGGAGGAGCTATTCCTTTATGTATGGTTGATGAATTTGAGCTTCCACCTACAATTATTGATAGGCGAGTCCGGAAGATGAAAATGATATCTCCATCAAATATTGAAGTCGACTTAAATTTGGACAATAAAGACGAATATATAGGGATGTGTCGTAGAGAAATTCTTGATGGTTTTTTGCGCGATAGAGCTGTTGAATTAGGTGCTAATTTAATAAATGGTACAGTTTATCAATTAGATACTCCTCAAAATTCTCAAGATCCTTATACTATCTACTATGCTGATCACTCAAATGGTCAAGCTTTAGGAGAGAAAAAAACTCTTCAAGTTGATGTAATTATCGGAGCAGATGGTGCAAATTCCCGTATCGCCAAATTTATAGATGCAGGAGATTATAATTACGCTATTGCATTTCAAGAACGTATTCGTCTACCAAAAGATAAGATGAATCGCTATGAAGATTTAGCAGAAATGTATGTAGGAAAAGACGTTTCCCCTGATTTTTATGCTTGGATATTTCCAAAGTATGATCATGTGGCTGTGGGAACAGGAACCATGAAAAACAACCAGGCTATGATCAAAAAGCTGCAGGCAGGTATTCGCAGTCGCGCATTTTCTAGGCTAGAAGGCGGTGAAGTGATAAAGGTTGAAGCACATCCGATCCCTGAACATCCTCGACCACGTCGTGTTGTTAATCGCGTCGCTCTAGTTGGTGATGCAGCAGGAACTGTTACTAAATCTTCTGGGGAGGGAATTTATTTTGCGGCCAAGTCGGCACGTATGTGTGCTGAAATAATTGTTGAAACCAGTAATTCAGGTAGAACCATTCCTACTGAAGATGATTTAAAGCTTTATTTAAAACGCTGGGATAAGCAGTATGGTACTACCTATTTAGTTTTAGATATATTACAGCATATTTTTTATCGTTCTGATGCATCTCGTGAAGCTTTTGTCGAGATGTGTGCTGATAAAAATGCTCAACGAATGACTTTTGATAGTTATTTGTATAAAACTGTTGTTCCAATGAATCCTTTAGTACAGATGAAGCTAACTGCTAAAACTATTGGCAGTTTACTGCGAGGTCATGCTTTAGCTCCTTAA
- a CDS encoding peptide chain release factor 3 has product MTNEKQQEIQEAVQVRRNFAIISHPDAGKTTLTEKLLLYGGAIHQAGAVKARRDQRKVTSDWMEMEKQRGISITSTVLQFKYQGFQINLLDTPGHQDFSEDTYRTLAAADNAVMLIDAAKGLETQTKKLFEVCRLRKLPIFTFINKMDRPGRDPLELLDEIEQELGLKPYVVNWPIGTGDSFKGVYNRSQKVINLFKRSAHGSQQAEVKNLEIESEELKSSIEPEIYSEFRDSLEILEELGNDFDLEKIHSGGMTPVFFGSAMTNFGVQPFLEAFLKYALKPDGRNSSIGIVDPTYPEFSGFIFKLQANMDPKHRDRVAFIRVCTGKFQKDMIVNHARTGKTIRLSRPQKLFAQDRSSVEEAFGGDVIGLNNPGMFAIGDTIYSGQKLEYEGIPCFSPEFFSYLKNLNPSKFKQFQKGIHELKEEGAIQIMHSTDGFKRDPILAAVGRLQFEVVQFRILSEYGVDTTLESIPFEVARWVKDGWKALEKIDRVFNAITVKDSWDRPVLLFKNKWALQQVITDHPELKLDSVAPVGSGFQPS; this is encoded by the coding sequence ATGACTAATGAAAAACAACAAGAAATTCAAGAGGCTGTTCAAGTAAGAAGAAATTTTGCTATTATTTCTCATCCTGATGCAGGCAAAACCACACTTACTGAAAAGTTATTACTATATGGAGGTGCCATACATCAGGCAGGTGCAGTAAAAGCAAGACGTGATCAACGTAAAGTAACTTCTGATTGGATGGAGATGGAAAAGCAGCGTGGTATTTCGATTACTTCTACTGTTTTACAGTTTAAATACCAAGGCTTTCAGATTAATTTGCTAGATACTCCAGGACACCAAGATTTTAGCGAAGATACTTATCGTACTCTTGCAGCTGCTGATAATGCTGTAATGCTTATTGATGCCGCAAAAGGATTAGAAACTCAAACAAAAAAGCTTTTTGAAGTGTGTCGTCTTCGAAAACTTCCTATTTTTACTTTTATAAACAAAATGGATCGTCCAGGACGTGATCCTTTAGAGCTATTGGATGAGATTGAACAAGAATTAGGATTAAAGCCATACGTTGTAAATTGGCCAATAGGTACTGGTGATAGCTTTAAAGGAGTTTATAATCGCTCTCAAAAAGTAATAAACTTATTCAAACGTTCTGCTCATGGAAGTCAACAAGCAGAAGTAAAAAATCTTGAAATAGAAAGTGAAGAATTAAAAAGTTCTATAGAACCAGAAATTTACTCAGAGTTCAGGGATAGTTTAGAGATACTTGAAGAATTAGGAAATGATTTTGATCTAGAGAAGATTCACTCAGGAGGCATGACTCCTGTTTTCTTTGGATCAGCCATGACAAATTTTGGAGTACAACCATTTCTAGAAGCTTTTTTAAAGTATGCTTTAAAGCCTGATGGACGCAACTCATCTATTGGAATAGTTGATCCAACTTATCCAGAATTCAGTGGTTTTATCTTTAAACTGCAAGCTAATATGGATCCCAAACATCGTGATCGCGTAGCTTTCATTAGAGTCTGTACGGGAAAGTTTCAAAAAGATATGATTGTAAACCATGCAAGAACTGGTAAAACTATTCGCCTATCTCGTCCTCAAAAATTGTTTGCTCAAGATAGATCTTCTGTTGAAGAAGCTTTTGGTGGAGATGTTATTGGTTTAAATAATCCAGGGATGTTCGCAATTGGAGATACGATTTATAGTGGACAGAAATTAGAATATGAAGGGATTCCCTGCTTTTCTCCAGAATTTTTTTCTTATTTAAAAAATTTAAACCCTTCTAAATTTAAGCAATTTCAAAAAGGAATTCATGAATTAAAAGAAGAAGGCGCAATTCAAATTATGCATTCTACTGATGGTTTTAAACGTGACCCTATATTGGCAGCAGTAGGAAGACTACAATTTGAAGTAGTACAGTTTAGAATCTTAAGTGAATATGGGGTAGATACAACTCTAGAATCTATACCTTTTGAGGTGGCTCGCTGGGTTAAGGATGGATGGAAAGCCTTAGAGAAAATAGATAGAGTCTTTAATGCTATTACAGTTAAAGATAGTTGGGATAGACCAGTTTTATTATTTAAGAACAAATGGGCCTTACAGCAAGTAATAACAGACCATCCAGAACTAAAATTAGATAGTGTTGCTCCTGTTGGTTCAGGCTTTCAACCTAGTTAA
- a CDS encoding tyrosine-type recombinase/integrase: MLKLINIEQETSSIKRLITLWLLDKSSPMTRYEYEKDLCYFFESMSQKTVTEELIKEFLSIKPFQANAALIAYKGYLRKKQLAPSTINRKISVIKSFVCAAHRLGLCQYSLKDVVGSERSKPFRDTSGITLEEFKKVLMVCDLKTIKGTRDKALLMLLWSNALRRNEISALDIDDIDYSNSKLWIKGKGYNEKHAIDLSVKCVEAIKYWLVYRGNEVKKYTPLFTSLDSKSIGNRLSGDGIYKIVRRYCEKAGIEKRISPHRIRHSSITTALDKSNGNVRKVQKLSRHKNLNTLMIYDDNRNQDQLKLSNLLEQDL, from the coding sequence ATGCTAAAACTTATAAATATAGAGCAAGAAACATCATCTATTAAGAGATTAATTACTCTTTGGCTACTGGATAAATCATCTCCTATGACTCGTTATGAATATGAGAAAGATTTATGTTATTTCTTTGAATCTATGTCGCAAAAAACGGTAACAGAAGAATTGATAAAAGAATTTTTAAGTATCAAGCCTTTTCAAGCAAATGCTGCTCTTATAGCTTATAAAGGTTACTTAAGGAAGAAACAATTAGCTCCATCTACTATTAACCGAAAGATCAGTGTTATCAAATCTTTCGTTTGTGCAGCACATCGTTTAGGACTATGCCAATATTCACTTAAGGATGTTGTCGGTAGTGAAAGATCGAAGCCTTTTCGGGATACTTCTGGAATCACTTTAGAAGAGTTTAAAAAGGTTTTAATGGTATGTGATTTGAAAACCATAAAAGGAACAAGAGATAAAGCTTTATTGATGCTGTTATGGTCTAATGCACTGCGAAGAAACGAAATTAGTGCATTAGATATAGATGATATCGATTATTCAAACAGTAAACTATGGATAAAAGGAAAAGGATATAACGAAAAGCATGCCATAGATTTATCTGTTAAATGCGTAGAAGCTATTAAGTATTGGCTAGTATACCGGGGTAACGAAGTCAAAAAATATACACCTCTATTTACTTCTTTAGACTCGAAATCCATAGGAAATCGTCTTAGCGGAGACGGGATATACAAAATTGTTCGCCGTTATTGTGAAAAGGCAGGAATTGAAAAACGCATTTCACCACATAGAATTCGACATTCATCAATTACCACTGCCTTAGATAAAAGTAATGGAAATGTCAGAAAAGTGCAAAAATTATCGCGACATAAGAATTTAAATACCTTAATGATTTACGATGATAATCGCAACCAGGATCAATTAAAACTTAGTAATCTACTAGAACAAGATTTATAA
- the obgE gene encoding GTPase ObgE, with protein MQFIDRAEIEVEGGKGGDGIVAFRREKYVPAGGPSGGNGGKGGSVYLQAAQNLQTLLDFRYSHYFKADGGRRGGTNNCTGAAGKDNIIQVPCGSVIYDLETEEILGDLTIDKQIICIARGGKGGFGNKHFLSNQNRSPEHALPGLEGEHRFLRLELKLLAEVGIIGLPNAGKSTLISSLSAARPKIADYPFTTLTPNLGVVRKTTGDGTVFADIPGLIEGAHEGIGLGYEFLRHIERTSLLLHLIDITADDPLKNYQIIQDELKAYGKGISDRFQIIALNKADACDQNNIDAITKKMNKLTNAPIFNISAVTKAGTKELLHTIWNYLELENSKEKSSTSFL; from the coding sequence ATGCAATTTATCGATCGAGCCGAGATTGAAGTAGAAGGAGGAAAAGGTGGTGATGGGATAGTAGCGTTTCGAAGAGAAAAATATGTTCCAGCAGGAGGACCTTCTGGAGGAAATGGAGGTAAAGGTGGCTCAGTTTACTTACAAGCTGCGCAAAATTTACAAACTCTTCTTGATTTCCGATATTCTCATTATTTTAAAGCTGATGGTGGAAGAAGAGGAGGAACAAATAATTGTACAGGAGCTGCAGGAAAAGATAATATTATCCAAGTTCCTTGCGGGAGTGTGATCTATGATCTTGAAACGGAAGAAATACTAGGCGATTTAACTATAGATAAACAAATTATATGTATTGCCCGAGGAGGAAAAGGAGGTTTTGGAAATAAGCACTTTCTTAGCAATCAAAATAGATCTCCTGAACATGCTTTACCTGGATTGGAAGGAGAACATAGATTTTTAAGGTTAGAACTAAAATTACTTGCTGAAGTAGGTATTATAGGATTGCCAAATGCTGGTAAATCAACTCTTATTTCTTCTTTATCTGCTGCTCGTCCAAAAATTGCTGATTATCCTTTTACTACTTTAACTCCTAACTTAGGAGTAGTGAGAAAAACCACAGGAGACGGAACAGTTTTTGCTGATATTCCAGGACTAATTGAAGGAGCTCATGAAGGTATTGGGCTAGGTTATGAATTTTTAAGACATATTGAAAGAACCAGCTTATTACTTCATTTGATAGACATTACTGCTGATGATCCTCTGAAAAACTATCAAATCATTCAAGATGAATTAAAAGCTTATGGAAAAGGAATTAGTGATCGTTTTCAGATAATAGCTTTAAATAAAGCTGATGCATGTGATCAAAACAATATTGATGCAATAACAAAAAAAATGAACAAACTAACTAATGCGCCAATTTTCAATATTTCAGCAGTTACAAAAGCAGGAACCAAAGAGTTATTACACACTATTTGGAATTATTTAGAGTTGGAAAATAGTAAAGAAAAATCTTCTACTTCGTTTTTATAA
- a CDS encoding Get3/ArsA fold putative tail anchor-mediating ATPase NosAFP codes for MALILTFLGKSASGSSTVAIATAKKLAASGSRVLLVSQDSTPSFDTLLNIPAQSSPTEIEPNFELVNLKSSQLLSEIWTEFKDLEAKYLKLPTFKSIYEQELGILPGMDEALALNALRKYYQSGIYDVVIYDGGNTFRTLRMFSIPSVLNWYLERFRQIFAESDLGKTLVPFIQPLISTILNTSWTLDDIDKASNNNILHEGNATLKDSSRIAAYLITTEDKAAVAAAKYFWGGAYQVGLSVKGVIVNQSSGLPIDKHFDQLKLFSLPKKVEDNWQPLIEALPDFLDKSHTPLSIDIDVATGQIKIFLPGFEKNQVKLTQSVSELTVEAGDQRRKIYLPDPLVGKAVKSAKFQDNYLVVSL; via the coding sequence ATGGCTTTAATTTTAACTTTTTTAGGGAAAAGTGCTAGTGGCAGTTCTACTGTAGCTATAGCTACAGCAAAAAAATTAGCAGCTTCTGGATCACGTGTCTTATTAGTATCACAAGATTCAACCCCATCTTTTGATACTTTATTAAATATTCCTGCACAATCTTCCCCGACAGAGATAGAGCCTAATTTTGAATTGGTAAATCTAAAGTCAAGTCAACTTTTATCAGAAATTTGGACTGAATTTAAAGATTTAGAAGCTAAATACTTAAAGCTACCAACTTTTAAAAGTATCTATGAACAAGAATTAGGGATTTTACCAGGCATGGATGAGGCACTAGCACTCAATGCTCTAAGGAAATATTACCAAAGTGGTATTTATGACGTTGTCATTTATGACGGTGGTAATACTTTTCGTACATTACGAATGTTTAGTATTCCGAGTGTCTTGAATTGGTATTTAGAAAGATTTCGTCAAATATTTGCTGAATCTGATCTAGGAAAAACTTTGGTCCCATTTATCCAACCATTGATTAGTACTATTCTAAATACTTCGTGGACTTTGGATGATATCGACAAGGCCTCTAATAACAATATCCTACATGAAGGTAATGCAACCCTAAAGGATAGCAGTCGCATTGCTGCTTATTTAATAACAACTGAAGACAAGGCGGCAGTTGCCGCAGCTAAATATTTTTGGGGTGGAGCATATCAAGTAGGCTTATCTGTTAAAGGTGTAATTGTTAACCAAAGTTCAGGACTACCTATAGACAAACATTTTGATCAGTTAAAATTATTTTCCTTACCTAAAAAGGTTGAAGATAACTGGCAGCCTTTAATAGAAGCTTTACCAGACTTTTTAGATAAATCTCACACTCCTTTATCTATTGATATTGATGTTGCTACTGGTCAAATTAAAATATTTCTACCTGGTTTTGAAAAAAACCAAGTAAAATTAACCCAATCCGTTTCAGAACTTACTGTTGAAGCTGGAGACCAAAGACGTAAGATTTACTTACCTGATCCTTTGGTGGGTAAGGCCGTAAAGTCTGCAAAATTTCAAGATAATTATTTGGTTGTTTCTTTATGA
- a CDS encoding ABC transporter ATP-binding protein, with amino-acid sequence MIEAIRLDQVSLWRRTQEEFSYDLKRTIFSFLEGKYRQPSRKLILNNINLTVSVGEKIGIIGANGSGKSTLLKVITGILDPTSGQVRVKGKIAPLIELGAGLDGELSVADNIVLYGVMLGFSRQNMKNRVNAILDFADLNDYRLAPVKSLSSGMAARLGFAIATDVEPDILILDEVLSVGDENFKHKCKKRMDKLWGHNTTILVVSHSLDFIQQSCDRAIWINRGKIEYVGKADETIHQYLASV; translated from the coding sequence ATGATAGAAGCAATTAGACTCGATCAAGTCTCTCTATGGCGCAGAACTCAAGAGGAGTTTTCTTATGATTTGAAAAGAACTATTTTCTCTTTTCTAGAAGGAAAATATCGTCAACCGTCAAGAAAGTTAATTCTTAATAATATTAACTTGACAGTTAGTGTTGGAGAAAAGATTGGTATTATAGGAGCAAACGGTTCTGGTAAATCTACTTTACTTAAAGTTATTACTGGTATTTTAGATCCCACATCAGGACAAGTTCGTGTAAAAGGTAAAATTGCTCCTTTGATTGAGCTGGGAGCAGGGCTCGATGGAGAGCTTTCTGTGGCTGATAATATTGTTCTGTATGGTGTGATGCTAGGTTTCTCTCGTCAGAATATGAAAAATCGTGTTAATGCGATTTTAGACTTTGCTGACTTAAATGATTATAGATTGGCACCTGTTAAATCTCTTTCCTCTGGAATGGCAGCTCGCCTTGGTTTTGCGATCGCCACAGATGTTGAACCAGATATTTTAATTTTAGATGAAGTTTTGTCTGTAGGTGATGAAAATTTTAAGCACAAATGTAAAAAAAGAATGGATAAATTATGGGGACATAATACAACTATCTTAGTTGTTTCTCATAGTTTAGATTTTATTCAACAATCTTGTGATAGAGCCATATGGATCAATCGAGGAAAAATTGAATATGTAGGAAAAGCAGATGAAACTATTCATCAATATTTAGCTTCTGTTTAA
- a CDS encoding ABC transporter permease, with product MTSLKAGLIHIRDSISSKIINKLGKDVSSTKRYLELVQILVERNLKGRYRGSFLGVYWSLLNPLIMTGLYAAIFGTAFSEYYQDSTLRYVLAAFTGLIVINFFSSSTSQALTSVVGNGALLNKVRLPVTVFPVSMIVANIFQFIVGSLPLLAIVTLIMSRNPINVLALLLPLIALGLVCTGIGFLVSALYVFFRDLPYFYELVCFVLWISSPVFYPAEIVPSAVKPFLFFNPLIPIIESIRQISLSGSLPDMILVLHSFLNGIILLMLGWIYFRSWQKNFMDLL from the coding sequence ATGACATCGCTAAAAGCCGGTCTAATCCATATCAGAGATAGTATCTCTAGTAAGATTATTAATAAGCTTGGTAAAGATGTATCGTCAACAAAACGATACCTAGAGCTAGTACAAATATTGGTAGAACGAAATTTAAAAGGGCGTTATCGGGGCTCATTTTTAGGAGTTTACTGGTCATTGCTGAACCCTTTAATTATGACAGGATTATATGCAGCGATCTTTGGAACAGCTTTTAGTGAATACTATCAAGATTCCACCCTTAGATATGTTTTGGCTGCTTTTACGGGTTTAATTGTTATTAATTTTTTCTCGTCATCTACTAGCCAAGCATTAACTAGTGTAGTAGGCAATGGAGCTCTTTTAAACAAAGTTCGTCTTCCAGTAACAGTTTTTCCAGTTTCAATGATTGTAGCTAATATATTTCAATTTATCGTAGGTTCATTGCCATTATTAGCTATTGTTACTTTGATAATGTCTAGAAACCCTATAAATGTATTAGCTCTTCTGCTTCCACTTATAGCCCTGGGTCTCGTGTGTACTGGTATAGGATTTCTAGTTAGTGCACTATACGTATTTTTCCGAGATTTACCCTACTTTTATGAATTGGTTTGTTTTGTACTTTGGATTAGTTCTCCAGTTTTTTATCCAGCAGAGATTGTTCCGTCTGCTGTAAAACCTTTTTTATTTTTTAATCCATTAATTCCAATTATTGAAAGTATTCGTCAAATATCTCTATCAGGATCTTTGCCTGATATGATACTGGTCTTACATTCATTTTTGAACGGTATTATTTTATTGATGCTAGGCTGGATTTATTTTCGTTCCTGGCAAAAAAACTTTATGGATTTGCTTTAG